The Campylobacter concisus genome has a window encoding:
- the gmhB gene encoding D-glycero-beta-D-manno-heptose 1,7-bisphosphate 7-phosphatase, which yields MQKCKFARGGLKYFGYNHQMIKETANKALFLDRDGVINEDAGYVCEIEDFKFIDGIFDALREFAGAGYKLFVVTNQSGIGRGYYTQEQFDALNKFMLESFKKEQIFITKVYFCPHAPEQKCTCRKPNPKMILDACKEFDIDLESSLMIGDKPSDVEAGKRAGVGRNFLLDGINFKDVRDVLNKLKKEKSL from the coding sequence ATACAAAAATGTAAATTTGCAAGGGGCGGGTTAAAATATTTTGGCTATAATCACCAAATGATAAAAGAAACAGCCAACAAAGCACTTTTTTTAGACCGAGACGGCGTCATAAACGAAGACGCTGGATATGTTTGCGAGATCGAAGATTTCAAATTTATTGATGGCATTTTTGATGCGTTAAGAGAATTTGCTGGAGCTGGCTACAAGCTCTTTGTCGTGACAAATCAATCAGGCATCGGCAGGGGCTATTACACGCAGGAGCAGTTTGACGCTCTAAATAAATTTATGCTTGAAAGCTTTAAAAAAGAGCAGATTTTTATCACCAAAGTCTATTTTTGCCCGCACGCTCCAGAGCAAAAATGCACCTGCAGAAAACCAAATCCAAAAATGATACTTGATGCTTGCAAAGAGTTTGACATAGACCTTGAAAGCTCGCTAATGATAGGTGACAAGCCAAGCGACGTCGAGGCTGGCAAAAGGGCTGGTGTGGGCAGAAATTTCTTGCTTGATGGCATAAATTTTAAAGATGTAAGAGATGTTTTAAATAAGCTAAAAAAGGAAAAATCACTATGA
- the rfaD gene encoding ADP-glyceromanno-heptose 6-epimerase: MNLNGKKIVITGGAGFIGSALAHYFDENYKDAHVLVVDKFRNDETFSNGNLKSFGHFKNLLGFKGEIYAGDINDPSTLEKIKSFRPDVIYHEAAISDTTVKEQDELIKTNVNAFVNLLDICESLGAKMIYASSGATYGNAKSPQTVGECEAPNNVYGFSKLSMDNINKIYAKRGVSVVGLRYFNVFGKGEFFKNKTASMVLQFGLQILAGKTPRLFEGSDQIKRDFVYIKDIIDANIKALDAPSGVYNAATGKARSFQDIADILQREIGVNLGNEYIKNPFIGSYQFHTEADVAPAREAFGFSATWSLEEAIKDYLPEIKRIYKEELNG; encoded by the coding sequence ATGAATTTAAACGGAAAAAAGATAGTTATAACTGGCGGCGCTGGCTTTATCGGCTCAGCTTTGGCGCACTATTTTGATGAAAACTATAAAGACGCTCACGTGCTTGTCGTGGATAAATTTAGAAACGACGAGACATTTAGCAACGGCAACTTAAAAAGCTTTGGCCATTTTAAAAATTTACTTGGCTTTAAAGGTGAAATTTACGCTGGCGACATCAACGACCCTAGCACGCTTGAGAAGATAAAAAGCTTTCGCCCAGACGTCATCTACCACGAAGCAGCGATCTCAGACACGACCGTAAAAGAGCAAGACGAGCTAATAAAAACAAATGTAAATGCCTTTGTAAATTTGCTCGATATCTGCGAGAGTCTGGGCGCAAAGATGATCTACGCTAGCTCAGGGGCGACTTACGGCAACGCAAAGAGCCCGCAAACCGTTGGCGAGTGCGAAGCGCCAAATAACGTTTACGGCTTTAGCAAACTAAGCATGGATAATATCAATAAAATTTACGCAAAGCGCGGCGTGAGCGTGGTTGGACTAAGATACTTTAACGTCTTTGGCAAGGGCGAGTTTTTCAAAAACAAAACTGCCTCGATGGTGCTTCAGTTTGGACTTCAAATTTTAGCTGGCAAGACCCCAAGGCTCTTTGAGGGCAGCGACCAGATCAAACGCGACTTTGTCTATATAAAAGATATCATTGACGCAAACATAAAAGCGCTTGATGCGCCAAGTGGCGTCTATAACGCAGCTACTGGCAAGGCTAGAAGCTTTCAAGATATCGCTGACATCTTACAACGCGAGATCGGCGTAAATTTAGGCAACGAATATATCAAAAACCCATTTATCGGCTCATACCAGTTTCACACAGAGGCCGACGTGGCCCCAGCTCGCGAGGCATTTGGTTTTAGTGCGACTTGGAGCTTAGAAGAGGCGATAAAAGACTACTTGCCAGAGATAAAGAGAATTTATAAGGAAGAGCTAAATGGCTAA
- the rfaE1 gene encoding D-glycero-beta-D-manno-heptose-7-phosphate kinase — MAKRVKILVVGDLMLDHYIWGSCERISPEAPVQVVKINNETYTLGGAGNVVRNLLSLGANVSVASVLGDDEAGKKIKEKLAELNVKDELILTEKGRESSIKSRIMASHQQVVRIDKESVVKINLEDELVLKVKENLANFKAVLLSDYGKGVLSEKVCQEIINECVKLKIPVLIDPKGSDYSKYKNATLLTPNKKEASEATNLKIKDKAELEKAIKQLKDELNLTYSIITISEEGIALYDDRLHIFAAKAKEVFDVTGAGDTVLATLGYMLANGADIKEAIKIANLAAAVVVAKIGSATASFSEIEQLINSSFGANFEHKLKSVEELEEILSQKGKKKVVFTNGCFDILHAGHVKYLARARELGDLLVVGLNSDASVKRLKGEARPINSQDDRACVLSGLGFVDYVVIFDEDTPLNLITKIKPDVLVKGADYKDKEVVGSEIVKEVKLIDFVEGKSTTGIIKRIKDAKNDDKK, encoded by the coding sequence ATGGCTAAGAGAGTTAAAATTTTAGTCGTCGGTGACCTCATGCTGGACCACTACATCTGGGGCAGCTGCGAGCGCATCTCGCCTGAAGCGCCTGTGCAGGTCGTAAAGATAAATAACGAAACCTACACGCTTGGTGGCGCTGGTAATGTGGTGAGAAATTTACTCTCTCTTGGCGCAAATGTGAGCGTAGCTAGCGTCTTAGGAGATGATGAGGCTGGTAAAAAGATAAAAGAGAAGCTTGCTGAGCTAAATGTAAAAGATGAGCTGATCCTCACTGAAAAAGGGCGTGAAAGCTCGATAAAAAGCCGCATCATGGCATCTCATCAGCAAGTTGTCAGGATCGATAAAGAGAGTGTTGTAAAGATAAATTTAGAAGATGAGCTTGTCTTGAAAGTCAAAGAAAATCTTGCAAATTTTAAGGCCGTCTTGCTAAGTGACTACGGCAAAGGCGTGCTTAGCGAGAAGGTTTGTCAAGAGATCATAAACGAGTGCGTGAAGCTAAAGATCCCAGTTCTTATCGATCCAAAAGGCAGCGACTACTCAAAGTATAAAAACGCAACTCTTCTAACGCCAAATAAAAAAGAGGCGAGCGAGGCTACAAATTTAAAGATAAAAGATAAGGCTGAGCTTGAAAAGGCGATAAAACAGCTAAAAGACGAGCTAAATTTAACCTATTCGATCATTACGATCTCAGAAGAGGGCATCGCGCTATATGACGACAGGCTGCACATCTTTGCTGCCAAGGCAAAAGAGGTCTTTGACGTCACTGGCGCTGGAGATACGGTGCTTGCCACACTTGGCTACATGCTAGCAAATGGGGCTGACATAAAAGAGGCGATAAAGATAGCAAACCTCGCAGCAGCCGTCGTCGTGGCAAAGATAGGTAGCGCAACGGCTAGCTTTAGCGAGATCGAGCAGCTGATAAATAGCTCATTTGGAGCAAATTTTGAGCACAAGCTTAAAAGTGTTGAAGAGTTAGAAGAAATTTTGAGCCAAAAGGGCAAGAAAAAGGTCGTTTTCACAAATGGCTGCTTTGATATCTTGCACGCTGGGCACGTAAAATACCTAGCGCGAGCAAGAGAGCTTGGCGATCTTTTGGTAGTTGGGCTAAACTCGGACGCTTCAGTTAAGAGGCTAAAAGGCGAGGCTAGGCCTATAAACTCGCAAGATGATAGAGCCTGCGTGCTAAGCGGGCTTGGATTTGTTGATTATGTCGTGATATTTGATGAGGATACACCTTTAAATTTGATAACAAAGATAAAGCCTGACGTGCTTGTAAAAGGGGCTGATTATAAAGACAAAGAGGTCGTTGGCAGCGAGATCGTAAAAGAGGTCAAGCTAATTGACTTTGTAGAGGGCAAAAGCACAACAGGGATAATAAAAAGGATAAAAGATGCTAAAAACGATGATAAAAAATGA
- the gmhA gene encoding D-sedoheptulose 7-phosphate isomerase: MLKTMIKNELEAHQKTFSEHVNLLGSLERACQMVADTLKNGKKVLICGNGGSAADAQHFAAELTGRYKSERQPLPGIALTTDTSALTAIGNDYGFDYVFSRQFEALAQSGDLLVAISTSGNSKNVLEAIKSAKKMGVSVLGLSGKGGGAMNEGCDLNLVVSSSDTARIQESHIFFIHTICQAVDEAFRG; this comes from the coding sequence ATGCTAAAAACGATGATAAAAAATGAGCTTGAGGCTCACCAAAAGACCTTTAGCGAGCATGTAAATTTGCTTGGTAGCTTGGAGCGTGCTTGCCAGATGGTGGCTGATACGCTAAAAAATGGCAAAAAGGTGCTCATTTGCGGTAACGGCGGCTCTGCGGCGGACGCTCAGCACTTTGCAGCCGAGCTAACTGGCAGATATAAAAGCGAGCGCCAGCCACTTCCTGGCATCGCGCTAACTACTGATACTTCGGCACTTACAGCCATTGGCAACGACTACGGCTTTGACTACGTTTTCTCACGCCAGTTTGAGGCCTTAGCTCAGTCAGGCGACTTGCTCGTGGCGATCTCAACTAGTGGCAACAGCAAAAATGTCCTTGAAGCTATAAAAAGTGCCAAGAAAATGGGCGTATCAGTGCTTGGACTTAGTGGCAAAGGAGGTGGTGCGATGAATGAAGGTTGCGATCTAAATTTAGTCGTTAGCTCAAGCGATACAGCAAGAATTCAAGAGTCGCACATCTTTTTCATACACACGATCTGCCAGGCTGTGGACGAGGCTTTTAGGGGCTAA
- a CDS encoding SseB family protein, which yields MQEAMDKFLSDPSEKNEVNLISALKKATFFAPVLLNQALAKPDGGVVYEEEGSNIKFILLEDEGEKLSYFPAFTSKEAMKLWRNDSEQESIEIGLKEYLAMLKESSYAGVVVDAFSYDFVLKRELIEKILG from the coding sequence ATGCAAGAAGCGATGGATAAATTTTTAAGTGATCCTAGCGAGAAAAATGAGGTAAATTTGATATCGGCTTTAAAAAAGGCTACTTTTTTTGCTCCGGTGCTTTTAAACCAAGCGCTCGCAAAGCCTGATGGCGGCGTAGTTTATGAGGAGGAGGGCTCAAATATCAAATTTATCCTACTTGAAGATGAGGGCGAGAAGCTTAGCTATTTTCCGGCATTTACTAGCAAAGAGGCGATGAAGCTTTGGCGAAACGACAGCGAGCAAGAGAGCATTGAGATAGGGTTAAAAGAGTATCTTGCGATGCTAAAAGAGAGCAGTTATGCTGGCGTCGTGGTGGATGCTTTTAGCTATGACTTTGTGCTAAAAAGAGAGCTTATAGAGAAAATTCTTGGCTGA